Genomic segment of Microbacterium hydrocarbonoxydans:
ACTTCCGCTACTTCGCCGGAGTGCTGCGGGCCCAGGAGGGCGGCATCAGCCAGCTCGACGAGAACACCGTCGCCTATCACTTCCACGAGCCGCTCGGAGTGGTCGGGCAGATCATCCCGTGGAACTTCCCCATCCTGATGGCCGTGTGGAAGCTCGCCCCTGCGCTCGCCGCAGGCAACTGCGTGGTCATCAAGCCGGCGGAGCAGACACCGGCATCCCTGCTGTTCCTCTTCGACATCATCGGCGACCTTCTGCCGGCCGGCGTCGTGAACATCGTGAACGGCTTCGGCATCGAGGCGGGTGCGCCGCTCGCGCAGCACAAGCGCATCCGCAAGGTCGCATTCACGGGTGAGACCACGACGGGCCGCCTGATCATGCAGTACGCGTCGCAGAACCTGATCCCGGTGACGCTGGAGCTCGGAGGGAAGAGCCCGAACGTGTTCTTCGAGGATGTCGCCCGCGACACCGCCGACCCGTTCTACGACAAGGCACTCGAGGGCTTCACGATGTTCGCCCTCAACCAGGGAGAGGTCTGCACCTGCCCGTCGCGGGCGCTCATCCAGCGCTCGATCTACGACGGCTTCCTCGCCGACGGCCTCGAGAGAGTCGGCAAGGTCGTGCAGGGCAACCCGCTGGACCCGGCCACGATGATCGGCGCGCAGGCGTCGAACGATCAGCTGGAGAAGATCCTCAGCTATATCGACATCGGCAAGCAGGGCGGAGCGCGACTGCTGACGGGTGGGGATCGCGTCGACCTCGGCGGCGACCTCAGCGAGGGCTTTTACGTGGCGCCGACCGTGTTCGAGGGCACGAACGACATGCGCATCTTCCAGGAGGAGATCTTCGGGCCCGTGCTCTCGGTCACCTCGTTCGACGACTTCGACGACGCCATCTCGATCGCGAACGACACGCTCTACGGCCTCGGCGCCGGGGTGTGGAGCCGCAGCGGCGACACCGCCTATCGCGCCGGACGGGCGATCGAGGCCGGACGCGTGTGGACCAACACGTATCACCAGTACCCCGCGCACGCGGCGTTCGGCGGGTACAAGCAGTCGGGCGTCGGTCGCGAGAACCACAAGATGATGCTCGACCACTACCAGCAGACCAAGAACCTCCTGGTCTCGTATGCAGAAGGGCCGATGGGCTTCTTCTGAGTTCGACCCCGGGCGGGCGCTGCACCCTCAGCGTCCGCCCGGAACCATCTGAGATCAGACCACCTGGAATCAGACCGACTGCAGGAAGGCTCGGACCATGGTCAGCATAGGCACGTACCAGCGGGTCGACGTGACGGATGCCGCGGCATCCCTCGTGCGCGACCTCACCGAGCAGCACGGCCCCCTGATGTTCCACCAGTCGGGTGGATGCTGCGACGGGTCGTCACCCATGTGCTATCCGGTCGGGATGTTCATCACCGGCCCCAGCGACGTGCTTCTCGGTGCCCTCGATGTGGGGCTGGACGCAGCCGTCGAGGTCTTCATGTCGGAGTCGCAGTTCGAGTACTGGAAGTACACCCACCTGACGATCGACGTGGTTCCGGGGCGCGGTGCGGGGTTCTCGGTCGAGGGGCCGACGGGGATGCGGTTTCTGATCCGCTCTCGAATGCTGAATGACGCGGAGCTGGAGTACTTCGGATTGGGGCCCTCAGCGGGCTGAGGCTCTGGGCTGTGGGCTGTGCCTGAGAGTTCGGATGGCACCTGTTGTCGCTATGTGGGG
This window contains:
- a CDS encoding DUF779 domain-containing protein, with the translated sequence MVSIGTYQRVDVTDAAASLVRDLTEQHGPLMFHQSGGCCDGSSPMCYPVGMFITGPSDVLLGALDVGLDAAVEVFMSESQFEYWKYTHLTIDVVPGRGAGFSVEGPTGMRFLIRSRMLNDAELEYFGLGPSAG
- a CDS encoding aldehyde dehydrogenase family protein; amino-acid sequence: MTIVEEDVSTASASSAYAAPGQPGAIASYRPRYGHYIGGEFVDPVKGQFFENVSPVNGKPFTEVGRGTVEDIDRAVDVAWKAFASWGKTSPAERSVILNRIADRIEQHLEEIAVAETWENGKPVRETLAADIPLAVDHFRYFAGVLRAQEGGISQLDENTVAYHFHEPLGVVGQIIPWNFPILMAVWKLAPALAAGNCVVIKPAEQTPASLLFLFDIIGDLLPAGVVNIVNGFGIEAGAPLAQHKRIRKVAFTGETTTGRLIMQYASQNLIPVTLELGGKSPNVFFEDVARDTADPFYDKALEGFTMFALNQGEVCTCPSRALIQRSIYDGFLADGLERVGKVVQGNPLDPATMIGAQASNDQLEKILSYIDIGKQGGARLLTGGDRVDLGGDLSEGFYVAPTVFEGTNDMRIFQEEIFGPVLSVTSFDDFDDAISIANDTLYGLGAGVWSRSGDTAYRAGRAIEAGRVWTNTYHQYPAHAAFGGYKQSGVGRENHKMMLDHYQQTKNLLVSYAEGPMGFF